TTATTGATTACAAAAAGTTCTTGTATGAACAAAAAAAGCGTGACAAAGCTTTAAAAGCTAAAGCAACTAAAGTTGTTGTTAAAGAAATTCGTTTTGGTCCTCAAACAGATGAGCACGATTATGAATTTAAGAAAAAACACGCCATTAAATTTTTACAAGATGGAGCTAAATTAAAAGCTTTTGTTTTCTTTAAGGGTCGCTCTATTATATTTAAAGAACAAGGTCAAATTTTACTATTAAAACTAGCACAAGAGCTAGAAGAATATGGTAAAGTGGAGCAAATGCCTAAATTGGAAGGTAAACGTATGATTATGTTTATTGCACCTAAAAAGGTAAAGTAGTATATAAAACATATAAGCAAGATAAAACGATAAACAAAGATGCCTAAAATCAAAACTAAATCTAGTGCCAAAAAACGTTTTAAGTTAACTGGTTCTGGAAAGATTAAAAGAAAGCACGCGTTTAAGAGTCATATCTTAACAAAGAAGTCTAAGAAACGTAAG
The sequence above is a segment of the Tenacibaculum sp. 190130A14a genome. Coding sequences within it:
- the infC gene encoding translation initiation factor IF-3; the encoded protein is MKEDQHRINEKIKYVDEVRLVGDNVEVGVYPLSKARKIAEELELDLVEISPKAVPPVCKVIDYKKFLYEQKKRDKALKAKATKVVVKEIRFGPQTDEHDYEFKKKHAIKFLQDGAKLKAFVFFKGRSIIFKEQGQILLLKLAQELEEYGKVEQMPKLEGKRMIMFIAPKKVK
- the rpmI gene encoding 50S ribosomal protein L35 gives rise to the protein MPKIKTKSSAKKRFKLTGSGKIKRKHAFKSHILTKKSKKRKLALTHATLVHKSDEANIKQQLVLK